In one window of Longimicrobium sp. DNA:
- a CDS encoding KTSC domain-containing protein, which translates to MERQRVDSSSVRSVGYDGESHTLEVEFRNGGVYDYLDVPETEARRLRQADSLGRYLNMRIKPRYRVRKVRPPSAE; encoded by the coding sequence ATGGAACGGCAGCGGGTGGATTCGAGCAGCGTGCGGAGCGTGGGCTACGACGGCGAGAGCCACACGCTGGAGGTGGAGTTCCGCAACGGCGGCGTGTACGACTACCTGGACGTGCCCGAGACCGAGGCGCGGCGGCTGCGCCAGGCCGATTCGCTGGGCCGCTACCTGAACATGCGCATCAAGCCGCGCTACCGCGTCCGCAAGGTGCGCCCGCCGAGCGCGGAGTGA